A portion of the Sphingobacterium spiritivorum genome contains these proteins:
- a CDS encoding TetR/AcrR family transcriptional regulator: MGIRERKEKHKEDLRQRILDAAKELFLKHGYEATSIRKIAEKIEFSPTTIYLYYKDKTDIMYALHQEGFKLLGTQFMVLQYVHEPFERLKAMGRVYMSFALNNPDFYELMFIQKEPLEFVRNNCVDEGWEEGEQSFAALIRTVEDCQSAGYFTQFDANTFALNVWSLMHGLCSLKLQGHLDHVASVKLAVAEGENVMNQTYEGFIRVLESLKR; encoded by the coding sequence ATGGGAATAAGGGAAAGAAAAGAGAAACATAAAGAAGATCTGCGTCAACGCATCCTCGATGCTGCCAAGGAACTGTTTTTAAAACATGGTTATGAAGCTACTTCTATACGTAAGATAGCAGAGAAGATAGAATTTAGTCCGACTACGATCTATTTATATTACAAGGATAAGACGGACATTATGTACGCCTTACATCAGGAAGGTTTTAAATTATTAGGGACACAGTTTATGGTTTTACAGTATGTACATGAGCCTTTTGAGCGATTGAAGGCTATGGGGAGAGTTTATATGAGTTTTGCACTTAACAATCCGGATTTTTATGAACTGATGTTTATTCAGAAAGAGCCTCTGGAATTTGTCAGAAATAATTGTGTAGATGAAGGCTGGGAAGAGGGAGAGCAATCATTTGCGGCCCTCATACGTACCGTAGAAGACTGTCAGTCTGCGGGATACTTTACACAGTTTGATGCCAATACATTTGCGTTGAATGTGTGGTCGCTCATGCATGGCTTGTGCAGTCTTAAGTTGCAGGGGCATCTGGATCATGTTGCATCAGTCAAGCTTGCGGTAGCAGAAGGAGAAAATGTAATGAACCAGACGTATGAAGGGTTTATCCGGGTTCTGGAAAGTTTGAAACGTTAA
- a CDS encoding endonuclease/exonuclease/phosphatase family protein yields MIIFLYILSVLWILTAFIPLIRHDYWTFRVFEYPRLQKLVLSSATFVSVIVLCPATTFRNILLAVLGLTILYLIKQILPFTPLSAKQVLKIKDKRPEQDLKIMISNVYEDNNNYEGCIRVIKDTDADMVLLLETSHAWEKALRSIEEKYPYYVKEPIDNTYGMLLFSKFELRDAEVKYLVEDDIPSIHTKIVLQNGQEVQIYALHPTPPVPNENPRSTERDKELLLVADMARKSKLPVIVCGDLNDVAWSYTTELFLKMSQLLDPRRGRFFMNTFHAHYPILRFPLDHIFCSTDFKLVCMKRLHNYDSDHFPIFTHLQFENSAKYQQEAMEVDQEDIEMAQEKKEKC; encoded by the coding sequence ATGATCATTTTTCTATATATCTTATCCGTATTGTGGATTCTTACGGCCTTTATTCCCCTGATCCGCCATGACTACTGGACATTCCGTGTATTTGAATATCCTCGTCTGCAGAAATTAGTACTATCCTCCGCTACATTTGTATCCGTGATCGTATTATGTCCAGCTACTACCTTTAGAAATATTCTACTTGCAGTACTGGGACTCACTATACTTTATCTTATAAAACAGATTCTGCCCTTCACTCCTCTCTCCGCTAAGCAGGTATTGAAAATAAAGGACAAAAGACCGGAACAGGATCTAAAAATTATGATTTCAAATGTATATGAAGACAACAACAATTATGAGGGTTGCATACGCGTCATCAAGGATACAGATGCGGATATGGTACTGTTGCTGGAAACCAGTCATGCCTGGGAGAAAGCATTACGCAGTATAGAAGAGAAGTATCCTTACTATGTCAAAGAGCCTATAGATAACACTTATGGAATGCTCTTATTCTCAAAATTTGAATTGCGGGATGCTGAAGTAAAATATCTGGTAGAGGATGATATTCCGTCTATACATACGAAGATCGTTTTGCAAAACGGACAGGAAGTACAAATCTATGCTTTACACCCTACCCCTCCGGTGCCAAATGAAAACCCGAGATCGACAGAACGGGATAAAGAATTACTGTTAGTTGCAGATATGGCGCGTAAATCCAAATTGCCGGTGATTGTATGCGGAGACCTGAATGATGTGGCCTGGAGTTATACAACAGAACTATTTTTAAAGATGAGTCAGTTATTAGATCCCAGAAGAGGCCGTTTCTTTATGAATACCTTTCATGCCCATTATCCGATTCTACGTTTCCCTCTGGATCATATCTTCTGTAGTACAGATTTCAAATTAGTATGCATGAAGAGATTACACAACTATGATTCAGATCATTTTCCAATATTTACACATCTTC